A portion of the Bubalus kerabau isolate K-KA32 ecotype Philippines breed swamp buffalo chromosome 1, PCC_UOA_SB_1v2, whole genome shotgun sequence genome contains these proteins:
- the YJU2B gene encoding probable splicing factor YJU2B, with the protein MGERKGVNKYYPPDFNPEKHGSLNRYHNSHPLRERARKLSQGILIIRFEMPYNIWCDGCKNHIGMGVRYNAEKKKVGNYYTTPIYRFRMKCHLCVNYIEMQTDPANCDYVIVSGAQRKEERWDMEDNEQVLTTEHEKKQKLEMDAMFRLEHGEADRSTLKKALPTLSHIQEAQSAWKDDFALNSMLRKRFREKKKAMQEEEERDQALQAKASLAIPLVPETEDDRRLAALLKFHTLDSYEDKQKLKRTEIISRSWFPSTPGASASSSSSKTNSVLKKLAQNRRATPTSSPVTMGHLGIVRRRSREVPESPQHPAETFKSGEPQLPEETNQNRPKSPQDCSLETAETPKNSSPLGQEESCQDRPQPPPDTSPEAPNPQDTPQPCSLGSSLVADYSGSESE; encoded by the exons ATG GGTGAAAGGAAAGGTGTAAACAAGTACTACCCTCCGGATTTCAACCCTGAGAAG CATGGCTCGCTCAACAGATACCACAACAGCCACCCCCTTCGGGAGCGGGCTCGGAAGCTGTCCCAGGGTATCCTCATCATCAG GTTTGAGATGCCCTATAACATCTGGTGTGACGGCTGCAAGAACCACATCGGCATGG gtGTTCGTTACAATGCAGAGAAGAAGAAAGTTGGCAATTACTACACAACCCCAATCTACAG GTTCAGGATGAAATGCCACCTCTGTGTCAACTACATTGAGATGCAGACGGACCCCGCCAACTGTGACTACGTGATTGTGAGCGGTGCCCAGCGCAAGGAGGAGCGCTGGGACATGGAGGACAACGAACAGGTGCTGACCACAG AGCAtgagaagaagcagaagctggagatGGACGCCATGTTCCGCTTGGAGCATGGCGAGGCTGACCGGAGCACGCTCAAGAAGGCCCTCCCCACCCTGAGCCACATCCAGGAGGCCCAGAGCGCCTGGAAGGACGACTTTGCCCTCAACAGCATGCTTCGGAAAAGGTTCCGG gaaaagaaaaaagccatgcaggaggaggaggagagggaccaGGCACTGCAGGCCAAGGCCAGCCTGGCCATCCCGCTGGTGCCGGAGACAGAGGATGACCGCAGACTGGCCGCCCTGCTGAAGTTCCACACCCTAGACT CATACGAGGACAAGCAGAAGCTCAAGCGGACAGAGATCATCAGCCGCTCCTGGTTCCCCTCCACTCCGGGAGCCagcgccagcagcagcagcagcaaaaccaaCAGTGTCCTGAAGAAACTGGCCCAGAACCGCAGAGCCACTCCCACCAGCTCCCCTGTCACCATGGGGCACCTGGGCATCGTACGACGGCGGTCCCGGGAGGTCCCAGAGAGCCCCCAGCACCCAGCCGAAACCTTCAAGTCTGGGGAGCCACAGTTGCCAGAGGAGACCAACCAGAACAGGCCCAAGTCCCCCCAAGACTGCTCTCTGGAGACAGCCGAGACCCCCAAGAACAGCAGCccactggggcaggaggagagctgTCAGGACAGGCCCCAGCCCCCGCCAGACACCTCCCCTGAGGCACCCAACCCCCAGGACACACCACAGCCCTGCAGCCTTGGCTCCTCCCTCGTGGCTGACTACTCCGGTTCTGAGAGTGAGTGA